AAAATATTTATTTAATTTATTAAATTAGTCTCTTTTTATTATACCTCTTATATATATCTTTTATATTATCCTTTTTAGGTACTCGCAAACAGCGATGAATAAAGGAGCTGAATGTGTTAAAAAACAACTTTTTACCCATTATTTTGACATTTAAAACGACATTTTACCCATTTAAAAACGCTTTTTTACCCACTTAATAACAACTTTTTACCCAAAAATCACAGTATTTAAAACAACTAAATTTAAAATAGTAGTTATTAGTTGTTTTAAATTTAAAATTGTGGTATAATTAAATACATTAGGAGGTGTTTTTAATTGAATGAAATTGTAAAATATAAAAATGATTTTAATAATCAGGAACTTAGAAAATTTACAGCTGAAGAATTAAATTTATTAATGACAATTCTTCATAAAGTAAGGGATAATGGAACTAAAATTTTAAATTTTTCATTTAATGAGTTAAAAAAACTTATAAGACTTGAAAAAAATATGACAATAATAATGAATGTTAATAAAAAAATTGCTTGTATTAAATTATACTTTTCAGACAGAAGAGCTTATAATCCAATTTGCACTTTTTCAGGAATTTGTAATAAATGCTAAAACGCAAAATTTGACAATTGCAGTAAGTGAAAGGTTTAAATTTTTACTAAATGAGTTTGAACCTAGTAATTGGACAAGATTTGAACTGGAAGAATTTGTGAGATTAAAGTCAAGCTACACCAAAGAATTTTACAGAAGAATGAAGCAGTTCAGAAGTACAGGCTTTTGGAGTGTTAATTTAGATGAATTTAAAAGATTAATGGATATTCCTGTAAATTATCGAATGTGTGATATTGATGTAAAAGTCTTAAAGCCAATACAAAA
The DNA window shown above is from Leptotrichia trevisanii DSM 22070 and carries:
- a CDS encoding RepB family plasmid replication initiator protein yields the protein MNEIVKYKNDFNNQELRKFTAEELNLLMTILHKVRDNGTKILNFSFNELKKLIRLEKNMTIIMNVNKKIACIKLYFSDRRAYNPICTFSGICNKC
- a CDS encoding replication initiation protein, whose protein sequence is MLIKKLLVLNYTFQTEELIIQFALFQEFVINAKTQNLTIAVSERFKFLLNEFEPSNWTRFELEEFVRLKSSYTKEFYRRMKQFRSTGFWSVNLDEFKRLMDIPVNYRMCDIDVKVLKPIQKELKEKYVLKIQKTYNTKGRGRPADFFIHRKVME